One Candidatus Binatia bacterium genomic window carries:
- a CDS encoding tetratricopeptide repeat protein codes for MDSKESLEKAVRLFHEAYRLQMEGRLDEAVELYRQSILSHPTAEAHTFLGWTYSFQQRYEEAIAECERAIAVDPDFGNPYNDIGAYLINLGRFDEAIPWLKRATRARRYEAYHYPHYNLGRVYLYKGMLKKAVEEFEQALAIEPNYTLAREAIDAVQQQLQ; via the coding sequence ATGGATTCCAAAGAGAGCCTCGAGAAAGCGGTGCGGTTGTTTCATGAGGCTTACCGCCTCCAGATGGAAGGAAGGCTGGATGAGGCGGTCGAGCTTTATCGCCAATCCATTCTCTCTCATCCCACCGCGGAGGCCCATACGTTCCTCGGTTGGACCTACAGCTTTCAGCAGCGCTACGAGGAGGCGATCGCGGAGTGCGAGCGGGCGATCGCCGTCGATCCCGACTTCGGCAATCCCTACAACGACATCGGCGCCTATCTCATCAACCTCGGCCGATTCGACGAAGCGATCCCGTGGCTGAAGCGGGCGACGCGCGCGCGCCGCTACGAGGCCTATCATTATCCGCACTACAACCTGGGACGGGTCTATCTCTACAAAGGAATGTTGAAAAAAGCCGTGGAAGAATTCGAGCAGGCGCTGGCGATCGAGCCCAACTATACTTTGGCGCGCGAAGCGATCGACGCCGTTCAACAACAGCTTCAATGA
- a CDS encoding D-alanyl-D-alanine carboxypeptidase has translation MLLAHRSSAWSAFPEEGLTARAALLMDAVTGEILFQREPDLELPPASTTKVVTALVVLESGRSLKETLTVSKTATRVPSSKIYLKPGQKMSIRDLLYALLLTSANDAGMVLAEGVGGSVERFGEMMTKKAREIGATNTNFVNPHGLTAPEHHSTVRDLALIYKYALKNPIFREIVMTKASAVSSLPAGRNPKPRQIMVRSHNRMLWNFNGALGGKTGYTLAAQKCFVGAAARNGATVIIAMLGSRDLWGDSVKLLGYGLDNYETLKVAANGQTFKPPPSVLLSLEEQQRIQSPAGYMLQIASFRERDRADSLQKIIANNGVQALVEPAPVSNGETMYRVRVGPYENLAEAQDVARNIETKSGFRAIILPAGASGQTGQNPS, from the coding sequence CTGCTCCTCGCCCATCGTTCTTCAGCGTGGTCCGCTTTTCCCGAGGAAGGTCTTACGGCCCGTGCCGCTCTCCTCATGGACGCCGTAACCGGCGAGATCCTTTTTCAGCGCGAGCCCGATCTCGAGCTTCCCCCCGCGAGCACGACCAAGGTGGTCACGGCGCTCGTCGTCCTCGAGAGCGGGCGGTCGCTGAAGGAAACGCTCACAGTGAGCAAAACCGCGACCCGCGTGCCGTCGTCCAAAATTTATCTCAAGCCCGGACAAAAGATGAGCATACGCGATCTGCTTTACGCGCTCCTGCTCACCTCCGCGAACGACGCGGGCATGGTCCTGGCGGAAGGAGTCGGCGGATCGGTCGAACGCTTCGGCGAGATGATGACGAAGAAGGCGCGCGAAATCGGCGCGACCAACACCAACTTCGTCAACCCGCACGGCTTGACCGCGCCGGAGCATCATTCGACGGTGCGCGACCTGGCGCTGATCTATAAATACGCGCTGAAAAATCCGATTTTTCGGGAGATCGTCATGACCAAGGCCAGCGCCGTCAGCTCGTTGCCCGCCGGCCGCAATCCGAAGCCGCGCCAGATCATGGTGCGGAGCCACAACCGCATGCTGTGGAATTTTAACGGCGCGCTCGGTGGCAAGACCGGCTACACGCTCGCGGCGCAGAAGTGCTTCGTCGGCGCCGCGGCGCGCAACGGCGCGACCGTGATCATTGCGATGTTGGGGTCGCGCGACCTGTGGGGCGATAGCGTGAAGCTGCTGGGCTATGGGCTGGACAACTACGAAACGCTTAAAGTTGCCGCCAACGGTCAAACTTTCAAGCCGCCGCCTTCCGTTCTCTTGTCGTTGGAGGAGCAGCAGCGGATTCAATCGCCGGCGGGATACATGCTCCAGATCGCTTCGTTCCGCGAGCGCGACCGGGCCGATTCATTGCAGAAAATCATTGCCAACAACGGCGTTCAGGCTCTCGTCGAGCCCGCGCCGGTGTCCAACGGCGAGACTATGTACCGGGTTCGCGTCGGACCGTATGAAAACCTGGCGGAAGCGCAGGACGTCGCGCGAAATATCGAGACCAAAAGCGGCTTCCGGGCGATCATTCTTCCGGCGGGGGCATCTGGCCAGACGGGGCAGAATCCCAGCTGA